Proteins encoded in a region of the Mucispirillum schaedleri ASF457 genome:
- a CDS encoding efflux RND transporter periplasmic adaptor subunit — translation MHKNRIAKVIPLVIFSFLVFSGCKKEEQTQKTETPAIVELMTVEQKDTPFVVEYVGITEGSKSVEVKAQVGGILRERLYQEGQYVNAGDVLFTIEPDTYEAALKAAKGNLDMAKAQLIQAKLDYDRFSNLYKTNSISKKDYDAAVAAYETAKAQVETAQGNLSDSKIRLGYTNVIAPVSGYTSRANFTEGNLISTSAAAPLTYINQVNPIYVNFSIPATTMTQLRILANEGKVTAAEELSSTVYTGDDTKYPETGKVIFFDKVITSATGDIKIKAEFPNPYMALLPGQYVRATLDGYTLTNAIVIPQKSIIQRQGKQFVLVIDGQNRAHFTPVELGINMGNYFMVLDGLKAGDKIVVEGTNKVMRDNALVMDAKTMQSKAGQAPQQQAK, via the coding sequence ATGCATAAAAACCGTATTGCAAAAGTAATACCATTAGTTATTTTTTCATTTCTTGTTTTTTCAGGTTGTAAAAAAGAGGAGCAGACTCAAAAAACAGAAACACCTGCTATTGTTGAGTTAATGACTGTTGAACAAAAAGATACTCCTTTTGTTGTAGAATATGTTGGTATAACAGAGGGCTCCAAATCTGTTGAAGTTAAAGCTCAGGTTGGTGGTATTTTAAGAGAGCGTTTATATCAGGAAGGTCAGTATGTAAATGCAGGCGATGTACTTTTTACTATTGAGCCAGATACTTATGAAGCAGCATTAAAAGCAGCTAAGGGTAATCTTGATATGGCTAAAGCTCAGCTTATTCAAGCAAAACTTGATTATGATAGGTTTTCTAATCTTTATAAAACTAATTCTATAAGTAAAAAAGATTATGATGCAGCAGTTGCTGCTTATGAAACAGCAAAAGCACAGGTAGAAACAGCTCAAGGTAATTTAAGCGATTCTAAAATCCGTTTAGGGTATACAAATGTTATTGCACCTGTTTCAGGATACACAAGTAGAGCAAACTTTACTGAAGGTAATTTGATTTCTACAAGTGCAGCTGCACCACTTACATATATTAATCAGGTAAACCCAATATATGTAAACTTCTCTATTCCTGCAACAACTATGACTCAGTTAAGAATTTTAGCAAATGAAGGAAAAGTTACTGCTGCAGAAGAATTATCATCTACAGTTTATACTGGTGATGATACAAAATATCCTGAAACTGGCAAAGTTATCTTTTTTGATAAAGTGATTACTTCTGCTACAGGTGATATTAAAATTAAAGCAGAATTTCCAAACCCATATATGGCACTTCTGCCCGGTCAGTATGTTAGGGCAACACTAGATGGATATACTCTTACTAATGCAATAGTTATTCCGCAGAAATCTATAATACAGCGTCAAGGTAAACAATTTGTTCTTGTTATTGATGGTCAGAACAGAGCCCATTTTACACCTGTTGAACTGGGAATAAATATGGGTAACTATTTTATGGTTTTAGATGGGTTAAAAGCTGGGGATAAAATTGTTGTTGAAGGAACAAATAAAGTTATGCGTGATAATGCTTTAGTTATGGATGCAAAAACTATGCAGTCAAAAGCAGGGCAGGCTCCACAGCAGCAGGCTAAATAA
- a CDS encoding IS3 family transposase: MFKKAGSLNAVKGTESSTEKAQIITALRLYYSLDILLSVSNMKRSTYYYNVKKPAALDKYAEVKTSILEIYEKSNKTYGYPRISKVLEKLGYTYDRKTVYKLMKELKISSLIRVKKRYKQGRVSHICSNKLNRAFTSERPCLKWVTDVAEIKINNEKVYLSAIMDLYNREITAYSVSKYNNEEMVIDNLKQAIDKTKDTTGLMIHSDQGILYQANQFRKLLKENNIEQSMSRRGNCYDNAVMESFFATLKCELVYINKFKNIEQFKYELEKYIDFYNNYRIKANGLTPLQEKEIYLVA; this comes from the coding sequence ATATTTAAAAAAGCTGGAAGCCTTAATGCAGTCAAAGGAACAGAGAGTTCAACAGAAAAAGCACAAATAATAACTGCATTAAGGCTGTATTACAGTTTGGATATCCTGTTGTCTGTGAGTAATATGAAAAGAAGCACTTACTATTATAATGTTAAAAAGCCTGCTGCATTAGATAAATATGCAGAAGTCAAGACATCTATATTAGAAATATATGAAAAATCTAACAAGACTTATGGTTATCCAAGAATATCAAAGGTATTAGAGAAACTGGGTTATACTTATGACAGGAAGACAGTGTATAAATTGATGAAAGAACTAAAAATTTCATCACTAATCAGGGTTAAGAAAAGGTATAAACAAGGCAGAGTAAGTCATATATGCAGCAATAAATTAAACAGAGCCTTTACAAGTGAGAGACCATGTTTAAAATGGGTAACAGATGTGGCAGAGATAAAAATTAATAATGAAAAGGTGTATTTATCAGCAATAATGGATTTGTATAACAGAGAAATAACAGCATACAGTGTAAGCAAATATAATAATGAAGAAATGGTAATAGATAATTTAAAACAGGCAATAGATAAAACAAAAGATACAACAGGGTTAATGATACATTCAGACCAGGGTATATTATATCAGGCTAATCAATTTAGAAAGTTATTAAAGGAAAATAATATAGAGCAGAGTATGTCAAGGCGTGGCAACTGCTATGATAATGCTGTTATGGAAAGTTTCTTTGCTACTTTAAAATGTGAATTGGTTTATATTAACAAATTCAAAAATATAGAACAGTTTAAATATGAACTTGAAAAATATATTGATTTCTATAATAATTACAGAATAAAAGCTAATGGACTTACACCTTTACAGGAAAAAGAAATTTATTTAGTGGCTTAG
- the fliQ gene encoding flagellar biosynthesis protein FliQ: MNPDIAVSLVSKGLELALVISAPVLIAGLAVGLLVSIFQAVTQIQEMTLSFIPKIIVMVVLIGVTFPWMLSTLMEYTVALIQNMNTYVGK, translated from the coding sequence ATGAACCCTGATATTGCTGTATCACTTGTATCAAAAGGTTTAGAGCTTGCATTAGTTATATCTGCACCTGTTCTTATAGCAGGGCTTGCAGTTGGTCTTTTAGTAAGTATTTTTCAGGCAGTAACACAAATTCAGGAAATGACACTTTCATTTATACCAAAAATTATAGTAATGGTTGTCCTAATAGGTGTTACTTTTCCATGGATGCTTTCTACATTAATGGAATATACTGTTGCATTAATTCAAAATATGAATACTTATGTAGGAAAATAG
- the fliP gene encoding flagellar type III secretion system pore protein FliP (The bacterial flagellar biogenesis protein FliP forms a type III secretion system (T3SS)-type pore required for flagellar assembly.) — translation MAKFIKKKTIKKSLLFGLFLGIAFLGFAGVSYAQNQTIPIPTFRFGVEGAETPQDVAFSLQVVFIFTILALAPSIIMVMTSFTRIIIVFSFLRTAMGTATMPPSQILTGMALLLTFYIMTPVLSEINKNSFAPYVNEEITFKQAVEEARKPMRQFLLSNTREKDLILFIDLSRTERPKTVDEIPDLVLVAAFVMSEVQVAFQIGFLIFLPFLIIDFVISSVLLAMGMMMLPPVMISVPFKILLFVLVDGWSLLVTGLVKSYVV, via the coding sequence GTGGCAAAATTTATAAAGAAAAAAACAATTAAAAAATCTTTACTTTTTGGTTTGTTTTTAGGCATTGCCTTTTTAGGCTTTGCAGGGGTAAGCTATGCTCAAAATCAGACTATACCTATACCAACATTTCGTTTTGGTGTAGAAGGTGCTGAAACACCTCAGGATGTGGCTTTTTCTTTGCAGGTAGTGTTTATATTTACTATTCTTGCTCTTGCACCATCTATTATTATGGTTATGACAAGTTTTACTCGTATTATTATTGTATTTTCTTTTTTGAGAACAGCTATGGGGACAGCGACTATGCCGCCCAGCCAAATATTAACAGGTATGGCTTTACTGCTTACTTTCTATATAATGACCCCTGTTTTATCAGAAATAAATAAAAATTCCTTTGCACCTTATGTAAATGAAGAAATAACTTTTAAACAGGCAGTAGAAGAAGCCAGAAAACCTATGAGGCAGTTTCTGCTTTCAAATACTCGTGAAAAAGATTTAATATTATTTATAGACTTATCACGCACAGAAAGACCGAAAACGGTAGATGAAATACCAGATTTAGTGCTTGTTGCTGCATTTGTTATGAGTGAAGTGCAGGTTGCCTTTCAGATAGGTTTTTTAATATTTTTACCATTTTTAATAATAGATTTTGTCATATCCAGTGTGCTTTTAGCTATGGGTATGATGATGTTGCCTCCTGTAATGATTTCTGTGCCGTTTAAAATACTGCTTTTTGTGTTAGTTGATGGCTGGTCACTTTTGGTTACAGGACTTGTAAAAAGTTATGTAGTATAA
- a CDS encoding FliO/MopB family protein: MAKKLLFIIFFAIFAFQGYCAELKADVDNKRAEYVFTFQKGYSAFEQLSDETRNTIIFTFDTSEDIVFERQNYFDMPIKSAYLLSKDKKRFFIEFKDTIIEPIVNKADRQISIVFPLPEKKPEINAAAALVPAANPSMPSTSSYVKMISGLIFVVILIFLLFFVLKIFFKKQLFSDIPGSGRLLGKVDLDLRKSLYFYEIGDVIYIIGITDNGMNVIDKISDEAEAAKIRSGFIKKHDFKGYMSFFKRKAHLDDDLTSSNAIVEEKLNSIRNRKKQL, from the coding sequence ATGGCTAAAAAGCTTTTATTTATCATATTTTTTGCAATATTTGCATTTCAAGGTTATTGTGCAGAGCTGAAAGCTGATGTAGATAACAAAAGGGCAGAATATGTTTTTACATTTCAAAAAGGTTATTCTGCTTTTGAGCAGCTTTCAGATGAAACACGCAATACTATTATATTTACATTTGATACTTCTGAAGATATAGTATTTGAAAGGCAGAATTACTTTGATATGCCTATAAAAAGTGCTTATCTCTTATCAAAAGATAAAAAGCGTTTTTTTATAGAATTTAAAGATACAATAATAGAGCCAATAGTTAATAAAGCAGACAGGCAAATCTCTATTGTTTTTCCACTTCCTGAAAAAAAGCCTGAAATTAATGCAGCTGCTGCTTTGGTGCCTGCTGCAAACCCATCTATGCCTTCAACATCCAGCTATGTAAAAATGATTTCAGGGCTTATATTTGTTGTAATATTAATATTTTTACTATTTTTTGTTTTAAAAATATTTTTTAAAAAACAGCTTTTTTCTGATATTCCCGGCAGTGGCAGGCTTTTAGGCAAGGTTGATTTAGATTTAAGAAAATCTCTTTATTTCTATGAAATAGGTGATGTAATATATATTATTGGAATAACTGATAATGGTATGAATGTTATTGATAAAATCAGCGATGAGGCAGAAGCTGCTAAAATTCGCTCAGGATTTATAAAAAAACATGACTTTAAAGGATATATGTCATTTTTTAAAAGAAAAGCACATCTTGATGATGATTTGACATCAAGTAATGCAATAGTAGAAGAAAAACTTAACTCTATTAGAAACAGGAAAAAGCAGTTGTAG
- a CDS encoding FliM/FliN family flagellar motor switch protein: protein MTREEIKEIFGEVLFNVSVELGRKKVTIGEMLRWESGTIIRMNKTSGEPVDFLVNEKPLAYGEVMVLDEKFGIRISEILTKEQLVEKFKDGLYG, encoded by the coding sequence ATGACTAGGGAAGAAATAAAAGAGATTTTTGGCGAAGTTCTTTTTAATGTTAGTGTTGAGCTTGGCAGGAAAAAAGTAACCATTGGTGAAATGCTCAGGTGGGAAAGTGGCACGATAATACGCATGAACAAAACTTCAGGTGAACCAGTTGACTTCCTTGTTAATGAAAAGCCCCTTGCTTATGGGGAAGTAATGGTGCTTGATGAAAAGTTTGGTATTCGTATAAGTGAAATATTAACAAAAGAACAGCTTGTTGAAAAATTTAAAGATGGGCTGTATGGCTAA
- a CDS encoding flagellar basal body-associated FliL family protein — protein sequence MPEDNENTEQQVVKKSSKLKFIIIGLIAILLLVVILAVVYMLVLAPKGETDEQAAAQQQVPAAPAPAMGGGMDMGVSNAEMGQIYPIPTLNVNLADPTGITYLAITLALEFDPKNSDLYKEVETKMPRITDMIITILSSKAYEEISTSQGKVNLKNEFLRRINAMLAKGRLYNVYITGFTVQR from the coding sequence ATGCCAGAAGATAATGAAAATACAGAACAGCAGGTAGTGAAAAAATCATCTAAATTAAAGTTTATTATAATAGGCTTAATTGCAATACTGCTGCTTGTTGTTATATTAGCTGTTGTATATATGCTTGTCCTTGCACCTAAAGGGGAGACAGACGAACAGGCTGCTGCACAACAACAAGTGCCAGCAGCCCCAGCTCCTGCTATGGGCGGCGGAATGGATATGGGTGTATCAAATGCTGAAATGGGACAGATTTATCCTATCCCTACATTAAATGTTAATTTAGCAGACCCTACTGGTATAACTTATCTTGCTATTACGCTGGCCTTAGAGTTTGACCCTAAAAACTCAGACCTTTATAAAGAAGTAGAAACAAAAATGCCTAGAATTACAGATATGATTATTACTATTCTTTCTTCAAAAGCTTATGAAGAAATATCTACTTCTCAAGGTAAAGTAAATCTTAAAAATGAATTTTTAAGAAGAATAAATGCTATGCTTGCAAAGGGCAGATTATATAATGTATATATTACAGGATTTACTGTCCAAAGATAG
- a CDS encoding OmpA/MotB family protein produces MAKKKCPECPKGAPKWMTTFSDMTTLLLTFFVLLLSMANFDKVKIEQSFGILAGSSGIMNNPSVTPLSQMNIVSKRSIKDTVSKTEEQVESQIKSMMQAQNMDSMVSVVKTDKGLSVRILDSALFKPGSSELMPQAGPILDKIINIVKDSSYYINIEGHTDDTGSPDLNWRLSSDRALSVISYFVKANFNPVRLSASGYGQYHPILPNITEQNRSMNRRVEINMVTPEFAESGKSSF; encoded by the coding sequence TTGGCTAAAAAAAAATGCCCAGAATGTCCAAAAGGGGCTCCAAAATGGATGACAACATTTTCTGATATGACAACTCTGCTTTTGACATTTTTCGTTTTACTTTTATCTATGGCAAATTTTGATAAAGTAAAAATAGAGCAGTCTTTTGGTATATTAGCAGGCTCTTCCGGTATTATGAATAACCCTAGTGTTACACCATTAAGCCAAATGAATATAGTTTCAAAACGCTCTATAAAAGATACTGTTTCTAAAACAGAAGAACAGGTAGAAAGCCAGATAAAATCAATGATGCAGGCTCAAAATATGGATAGTATGGTGTCAGTTGTGAAAACTGATAAAGGTTTAAGTGTCCGTATATTAGATTCTGCACTTTTCAAGCCTGGAAGTTCAGAGCTTATGCCACAGGCTGGTCCAATACTTGATAAAATAATTAATATTGTAAAAGATTCTTCATATTATATAAATATAGAAGGTCATACAGATGATACAGGCAGCCCTGATTTAAACTGGAGATTATCATCAGATAGAGCATTATCTGTAATATCTTATTTTGTAAAAGCTAATTTTAACCCTGTTCGTCTTTCTGCATCTGGCTATGGTCAGTATCATCCAATACTTCCTAATATTACAGAGCAGAATAGAAGTATGAACAGGCGTGTTGAAATAAATATGGTTACGCCTGAATTTGCTGAATCAGGTAAAAGTTCTTTTTAA
- a CDS encoding motility protein A: protein MDIGSIVGLVIAWALVLWSLVIGVGIGPYIDFPSFLIVIGGSVGIVMAANPINKLIVGLKSASKAFIYIPQSEQNLISQLVDFAVKARRDGILSLESEEENMKDEFLKKGIRLAVDGTEPEVIRTVLEMDFENMVKRHDNNIAVVGYFIDIAPAMGMIGTLIGLVAMLLNMSDPAAIGPAMAVALLTTFYGSLIANMIATPIATKMKIRSIEEQHLREIMLAGIMAIQSGDNPRIVEQKLNAYLPPSQRKSQFD, encoded by the coding sequence ATGGATATAGGAAGTATTGTAGGTTTAGTTATTGCATGGGCATTAGTATTATGGTCATTAGTGATTGGGGTTGGTATTGGGCCGTATATTGATTTTCCTTCTTTTTTAATTGTTATAGGTGGTTCTGTTGGTATTGTAATGGCGGCTAACCCTATTAATAAACTTATTGTTGGTTTAAAATCTGCATCTAAAGCATTTATTTATATTCCGCAGTCAGAGCAGAATCTTATTTCTCAGCTTGTTGATTTTGCAGTAAAAGCCCGCCGTGATGGTATCTTATCTCTTGAATCTGAAGAAGAAAATATGAAAGATGAATTTCTTAAAAAAGGTATCCGTTTAGCAGTTGATGGAACAGAGCCTGAAGTTATCCGCACTGTTTTAGAGATGGATTTTGAAAATATGGTAAAGCGTCATGATAATAATATTGCAGTTGTTGGTTATTTTATAGATATTGCACCTGCCATGGGTATGATTGGAACACTTATTGGACTTGTTGCCATGCTTTTAAACATGAGTGACCCTGCTGCAATTGGTCCTGCAATGGCTGTTGCACTGCTTACCACATTTTATGGCTCATTAATAGCGAATATGATTGCTACACCGATTGCTACTAAAATGAAAATCCGTTCTATTGAAGAACAGCATTTAAGAGAAATTATGCTTGCTGGAATTATGGCTATACAGTCAGGAGACAACCCGCGTATTGTAGAGCAGAAATTAAATGCATATTTACCACCATCTCAGCGTAAATCTCAATTTGATTAA
- a CDS encoding phosphate acyltransferase yields the protein MNKKTDLAENALNYHSSPVAGKIEVISTKPCDTQDELSLAYTPGVAVPCLAIKDLPENAYKYTAKGNLVAVISNGTAVLGLGNIGAMAGKPVMEGKGILFKKFADIDVFDIELNSENTDDIIKTCQMLEPTFGGINLEDIKAPECFIIEEELKRTMKIPVFHDDQHGTAIVGGAALLNALKAANKKIKEVKVVMNGAGASGLAIAQLIVNLGVKKENLILCDTNGVIYKGREKGMNKYKEKFATESSCRTLAEAVNGADVLYGLSKKGAFSDEMIKSMAQNPIIFAMANPDPEITPEEVSKIRNDAIMATGRSDYPNQINNVMCFPFLFRGALDVRTTIINEEMKIAAAYAIAELAHTAVPDEVSKAYNGKNFTFGKEYILPTPFDPRLLTAVSMAVARAAMDTGVAEKPIKDFDEYRLSLEARMNPAKNMLLSAYKQAKKNKGRIGFAFADKEAVLSAAAKFHELKLGTACLIGDTKKIKKTADILNISLENMVIIDPETYKDTDKIIHKHYEKYWRSGLTQQQAAQEIKHGHYNRFAGAVLNNGDIDAFVGYALKDLETTLAAVADTVDLSEDYYTASSSVLLANKHKSLIIADPALYTEQDEEYLSEVILQTADICKVVDIEPNIAVISNGCFGKSLDSEEIMEAINLAKQANPKLKIEGDLDLETALTPALAKSYPYTNADGNANVLIFSNAQAADAAIKSLKLFGGFKICAKVIQGFSAPVQIAENNALSEEIFNLAVIAAANI from the coding sequence GTGAATAAAAAGACTGATTTAGCAGAAAATGCTTTAAATTATCACAGCAGCCCAGTTGCTGGTAAAATAGAAGTTATATCAACAAAACCATGCGATACTCAAGATGAACTGTCACTTGCTTACACTCCTGGTGTTGCAGTTCCCTGTCTTGCAATAAAAGACCTGCCAGAAAATGCTTACAAATATACTGCAAAAGGCAACCTTGTTGCTGTTATATCTAACGGCACAGCAGTTTTAGGTCTTGGAAATATTGGAGCAATGGCAGGAAAACCTGTTATGGAAGGAAAAGGTATACTTTTCAAAAAATTTGCTGATATTGATGTTTTTGACATAGAGTTAAATTCTGAAAATACTGATGACATAATAAAAACATGCCAAATGCTTGAACCTACTTTTGGTGGTATTAATTTAGAAGACATTAAAGCCCCAGAATGTTTTATTATAGAAGAAGAACTTAAACGCACAATGAAAATACCTGTTTTCCATGATGACCAGCATGGAACGGCTATTGTTGGCGGTGCTGCTTTATTAAATGCATTAAAAGCTGCTAATAAAAAAATAAAAGAAGTTAAAGTTGTTATGAATGGTGCTGGTGCATCAGGGCTTGCTATTGCACAGTTAATAGTGAACCTTGGTGTAAAAAAAGAAAACCTTATATTATGTGACACAAATGGGGTAATATATAAAGGCAGAGAAAAAGGCATGAATAAATATAAAGAGAAATTTGCAACTGAAAGTTCATGCAGAACTCTTGCTGAAGCAGTTAATGGAGCTGATGTATTATACGGACTTTCTAAAAAAGGTGCTTTTTCTGATGAAATGATTAAAAGTATGGCACAAAACCCTATTATATTTGCAATGGCTAACCCTGACCCAGAAATCACTCCCGAAGAAGTAAGTAAAATAAGAAATGATGCTATTATGGCAACCGGCAGAAGTGACTACCCTAACCAAATTAATAATGTTATGTGTTTCCCATTTCTTTTTAGAGGTGCATTAGATGTTCGCACAACTATTATTAATGAAGAAATGAAAATAGCAGCAGCTTATGCAATTGCTGAGCTTGCACATACTGCTGTGCCTGATGAAGTAAGTAAAGCATATAATGGAAAAAACTTTACTTTTGGTAAAGAATATATTCTTCCTACACCTTTTGACCCAAGACTTTTAACCGCTGTTAGTATGGCAGTTGCCCGTGCTGCAATGGATACTGGTGTTGCAGAAAAGCCAATAAAAGATTTTGACGAATACAGATTAAGCCTTGAAGCTAGAATGAACCCTGCTAAAAATATGCTTTTATCTGCTTATAAACAGGCTAAAAAAAATAAAGGCAGGATAGGTTTTGCATTTGCTGATAAAGAAGCAGTTTTATCTGCTGCAGCTAAATTTCATGAGCTTAAATTAGGAACAGCATGCCTGATAGGAGATACTAAAAAAATTAAAAAAACTGCTGACATATTAAATATAAGCCTTGAAAATATGGTTATTATTGACCCAGAAACATATAAGGATACTGATAAAATTATACATAAACATTATGAAAAATACTGGAGGTCTGGGCTTACTCAGCAGCAGGCTGCTCAGGAAATAAAACACGGCCATTATAACAGGTTTGCTGGTGCTGTTTTAAATAACGGTGATATAGATGCTTTTGTAGGATATGCTTTAAAAGATTTAGAGACAACTTTAGCTGCTGTTGCAGATACTGTTGATTTAAGTGAAGATTATTACACAGCATCATCTTCTGTGCTGCTTGCAAATAAGCATAAATCACTTATTATTGCAGACCCTGCTCTTTATACAGAACAGGATGAAGAATATTTATCAGAAGTAATTTTACAGACTGCAGATATTTGCAAAGTAGTAGATATTGAGCCAAATATTGCAGTTATATCTAACGGCTGCTTTGGTAAATCTCTTGACAGTGAAGAAATTATGGAAGCAATAAATCTTGCAAAACAAGCTAATCCTAAACTTAAAATAGAGGGTGATTTAGATTTAGAAACAGCTTTAACCCCTGCTCTTGCAAAATCATACCCATACACAAATGCAGATGGTAATGCAAATGTGCTGATATTTAGTAATGCTCAGGCAGCTGATGCTGCAATTAAATCATTAAAATTATTTGGCGGCTTTAAAATATGTGCAAAAGTTATTCAAGGATTTTCTGCACCTGTGCAGATTGCAGAAAATAATGCACTTTCTGAAGAAATATTTAACCTTGCTGTAATTGCAGCTGCAAATATATAG